Proteins encoded within one genomic window of Candidatus Thiodiazotropha endoloripes:
- a CDS encoding TonB-dependent receptor: protein MKSLPKNSINFALISFLTITTQPLAVADEAEDRTSDEEFDVISVTASRIERKTKEVAGSIDVIDSERIESEKMFNIKDAIQGSAGVLINSKNSAYDSRLIIRGAGQKANYGVREIMVIRDGVPMTDPDSFSRFDFIDTQDIERIEITKGPGSLFGAGSAGGTIQIISKSVFDTDSNRVKLGAGEFGQQNLHGRLAGDINDYNAASITASYRKTDNDWRDWNEFESKQLALKHGYLLDNGGTLESELSYHEADLQLPGSMDDEEFERYLDTGEQKDTTSSPWQHSGRYSTIWFFNSRYEQEMDNLTLKPRVYANQWDHYHPVTGAINDNPGTTVLGTDLEITYKHQLWGESTLVTGVTARRDNTEGAKKYTYADVETAPPPAWNPTGPATILHTNSDRAGDLLEEEDATNTLYGFYIQETMQPTEKVNLEFGFRYDRNNFDIDSTAFGEYSYGSGTYTFFDTPELTKTDKTFNLFSPKLGLTYALDQRVNVYGLVAQSGQVPSESEIQSNPKLDAATAQNVEVGFKGREQAWSFDLAIYRTTVTDEIVSTLNEDLTTEFQNAGETLKKGVELSGRYDVANNIWLEGSFAYSDYTFTDFDELVRNGRSQTPVDRSGNQLPYIPRQQYGLGLGYYHPLGIKAVIRSNSWGSYYVDNANTEKYDGYDFLTNLMLSYQTGSHTLALNVENLFDKRYATEVKKSTSGNKTYSAGAPRNAMLTYTYLF from the coding sequence ATGAAGTCTTTACCTAAAAACAGTATCAACTTTGCACTCATATCTTTTCTGACCATTACCACCCAACCTCTCGCTGTCGCAGATGAAGCAGAAGACCGCACATCGGATGAGGAGTTCGACGTCATCAGTGTTACAGCCTCCAGGATCGAGCGAAAAACCAAAGAGGTTGCCGGATCGATCGATGTCATCGATTCGGAACGTATCGAAAGCGAGAAAATGTTCAATATCAAGGATGCGATTCAAGGGAGCGCCGGCGTTCTGATCAACTCCAAGAATTCTGCCTACGACAGCCGCCTGATTATTCGAGGCGCCGGACAGAAAGCCAACTACGGGGTGCGGGAGATCATGGTCATCCGGGATGGGGTCCCAATGACAGACCCCGACAGCTTTTCCCGGTTTGATTTCATCGATACCCAGGATATCGAACGCATCGAGATAACAAAAGGGCCTGGCTCACTGTTTGGTGCTGGCTCTGCAGGCGGCACAATCCAGATCATCTCCAAATCAGTGTTCGACACGGACAGTAACCGGGTCAAACTGGGAGCCGGTGAATTTGGACAACAAAATCTGCATGGCCGCCTGGCTGGTGATATCAATGACTATAACGCCGCATCGATCACTGCTTCCTATCGTAAAACAGACAACGACTGGCGGGACTGGAACGAATTCGAATCCAAGCAATTGGCTTTGAAACACGGCTATCTGTTGGACAACGGTGGTACCTTGGAGTCAGAACTGAGTTACCATGAAGCGGATCTGCAACTACCCGGTTCCATGGATGATGAAGAGTTCGAGCGCTACCTTGACACCGGCGAACAGAAAGATACCACCAGCAGCCCCTGGCAGCACAGTGGGCGCTATTCCACAATCTGGTTTTTCAACTCCCGCTATGAACAGGAGATGGACAATCTCACACTCAAGCCACGTGTCTACGCCAATCAGTGGGATCACTACCACCCGGTAACCGGCGCCATCAACGACAACCCGGGAACAACTGTTCTCGGCACAGATCTCGAGATCACATACAAACATCAGCTGTGGGGAGAAAGCACTCTGGTCACGGGTGTGACAGCCCGCCGGGACAACACCGAAGGTGCGAAGAAATACACCTATGCCGATGTTGAGACAGCACCACCACCGGCCTGGAATCCAACCGGACCAGCAACCATTCTACACACCAATTCCGATCGAGCCGGCGATCTGCTTGAAGAGGAGGATGCCACCAATACCCTGTATGGTTTTTACATTCAGGAGACCATGCAACCGACTGAAAAAGTTAACCTTGAATTCGGCTTTCGTTATGACCGCAACAACTTTGACATCGATAGTACCGCTTTTGGTGAATACAGCTATGGCAGTGGGACCTATACCTTCTTTGACACACCGGAACTGACAAAAACCGATAAAACCTTCAATCTATTCTCACCCAAACTGGGTTTGACCTATGCGCTCGATCAGCGCGTCAATGTCTATGGCCTGGTTGCTCAATCCGGACAGGTGCCTTCCGAGTCAGAGATTCAGAGCAATCCGAAACTGGATGCGGCCACTGCACAAAACGTAGAAGTGGGCTTTAAAGGGCGTGAGCAGGCGTGGTCATTCGACCTGGCAATCTATCGCACCACAGTCACTGACGAGATTGTTTCAACCCTCAATGAGGATCTCACAACAGAGTTTCAAAACGCCGGTGAAACCTTAAAGAAAGGTGTTGAACTCAGTGGACGTTACGATGTTGCGAACAACATCTGGTTAGAAGGCAGTTTTGCTTACAGTGATTATACCTTCACAGATTTTGATGAACTGGTACGCAATGGACGCAGCCAAACACCTGTCGATCGTTCGGGCAATCAGCTCCCCTATATTCCACGTCAGCAATATGGTCTGGGATTGGGTTACTACCATCCACTTGGCATAAAAGCGGTTATCCGCAGCAACAGCTGGGGCAGCTATTACGTCGATAATGCCAATACTGAAAAGTACGACGGCTACGACTTCCTGACCAATCTGATGCTCAGCTATCAGACAGGCTCCCATACGCTCGCTCTGAACGTGGAAAACCTGTTTGACAAGCGTTACGCCACAGAAGTGAAGAAAAGTACCAGTGGCAATAAAACCTATTCGGCTGGCGCACCTCGAAATGCCATGCTCACTTATACCTATCTGTTCTGA
- a CDS encoding ferritin family protein, whose amino-acid sequence MSESHSSSYDRLKSKKSLAEILEVAIEFERTARDFYTNLIPKVSKQIRYLVEELAEEEQRHFDLFNELKNRPGLELQVQTLVEIPASDKKFSDAIHLPELGDRPDDQSVLQYALGREHAAMEQYHALAESTEDGPIKELFQFLANEETEHKNQLEKVYYETIHSGGV is encoded by the coding sequence ATGTCTGAAAGTCATAGCAGCAGTTACGACAGACTGAAATCGAAAAAAAGCCTGGCTGAGATTCTTGAAGTTGCAATTGAGTTCGAACGTACTGCCCGGGATTTCTACACGAATCTGATTCCAAAAGTCAGTAAACAGATCCGCTATCTGGTGGAGGAGCTGGCGGAAGAGGAGCAACGCCATTTTGATCTGTTTAACGAACTGAAAAACCGTCCCGGCCTTGAGCTGCAGGTTCAAACCCTGGTGGAGATCCCGGCAAGTGATAAAAAGTTTTCCGATGCCATCCATCTTCCCGAACTGGGTGACAGACCCGACGACCAGTCGGTACTGCAATATGCATTAGGTCGTGAACATGCGGCCATGGAACAGTACCATGCCCTTGCCGAGAGCACCGAGGATGGTCCAATCAAGGAGCTGTTTCAGTTCCTTGCCAATGAAGAGACGGAACATAAGAACCAACTGGAAAAGGTCTATTACGAAACCATTCACAGTGGTGGCGTTTGA
- a CDS encoding FAD-dependent oxidoreductase: MSKPIDNAKLSKQNVTIEHEEAGSILSPLKALQFFLRKPVTVPLEPRPAADNYRGFHLNDHEKCIGCSSCQKVCDNAAITMVKVPHLPEDPINGIRNLRPAIDYGRCCWCALCVDICPTSAISLSREYVHICTQEEIDSYFILPNETGIHGEYYGEGWQKTSDSDLLDLNRQPMAELEAEERIDNFNEIVAGYTDQQAVIEASRCVQCGMCHDACPTHMDAPEYIRSIWQGNLEEAVRWIYQSNPFSHVCGRVCTHRCEDACSIGRRGEPVSIRWLKRYAMDSVDHERIKQIAAEGKADYLSGKQIAIIGAGPAGLTAAYDLIRKGHQVTVFEARKEAGGMPRYGIPEYRLPYDMLDRDIDVITSMGVKIQTGIQVGKDITMTQLEADFDAVVLAIGLHLGRSTRVPGADHKQVRKAIDLLRRTTDDEDYEIPHRAVVIGGGNVAMDIARTLARQQQQQLGKVQVTVTALEDMTHFLADPVEIKECLEEGIEIYDARGPQACIIKNNKLVGLKTWKVRSIFDEQGRFAPEYDEQDEQIHAADMVIEAIGQMSDNNLLGDELTEALEWQRGRLSIDEQGRTAVDWLWAAGDCVNGPDVVHAIADGHRVAASIDEWLNQQ; the protein is encoded by the coding sequence ATGTCCAAACCGATTGATAATGCAAAACTGAGCAAACAGAATGTGACCATCGAGCATGAGGAGGCAGGTTCAATCCTCAGCCCACTCAAGGCGTTGCAGTTTTTCTTGCGCAAACCGGTCACAGTCCCGCTGGAACCCCGCCCCGCGGCAGACAACTACCGTGGCTTTCATCTCAACGATCATGAAAAGTGCATCGGTTGCAGTTCCTGCCAGAAAGTGTGTGACAACGCAGCCATCACCATGGTCAAGGTTCCCCATCTGCCGGAAGATCCGATCAACGGGATACGCAATCTGCGACCGGCGATCGATTATGGTCGTTGCTGCTGGTGCGCCCTGTGTGTGGACATCTGTCCGACCAGTGCCATCTCCCTCTCCCGTGAATATGTTCATATCTGTACCCAGGAGGAGATCGACAGCTACTTCATTCTACCGAACGAAACCGGTATCCATGGCGAGTATTATGGTGAGGGTTGGCAGAAGACCAGTGACTCCGACCTGCTCGACCTGAACCGTCAGCCGATGGCCGAGCTGGAAGCCGAGGAGCGAATCGATAACTTCAATGAGATCGTTGCCGGCTATACCGATCAGCAGGCGGTGATCGAAGCCTCACGCTGCGTTCAGTGCGGCATGTGCCACGATGCCTGCCCCACCCATATGGATGCTCCCGAGTATATCCGCTCGATCTGGCAGGGCAACCTGGAAGAGGCGGTACGCTGGATCTATCAAAGCAATCCCTTCTCCCATGTCTGTGGCCGGGTCTGCACCCATCGTTGCGAGGATGCCTGTTCGATCGGCCGACGGGGTGAACCGGTCTCCATCCGCTGGCTGAAACGCTACGCTATGGATTCGGTGGATCATGAACGGATCAAACAGATTGCTGCGGAAGGTAAAGCGGACTACCTGAGCGGCAAACAGATCGCCATCATCGGTGCCGGACCGGCTGGTCTCACTGCCGCCTATGACCTGATACGCAAAGGTCATCAGGTGACGGTATTCGAAGCCCGTAAGGAAGCGGGTGGTATGCCCCGTTACGGTATTCCTGAATACCGCCTGCCCTACGACATGCTCGACCGGGACATCGATGTGATTACCTCCATGGGAGTGAAGATCCAGACCGGTATTCAGGTTGGCAAGGATATCACGATGACCCAGCTGGAAGCGGATTTTGATGCGGTGGTGTTAGCCATCGGTCTGCATCTTGGCCGCTCCACCCGGGTTCCCGGCGCCGACCACAAACAGGTCCGTAAAGCGATCGATCTACTGCGTAGAACCACCGATGATGAAGACTATGAGATTCCACACAGGGCTGTGGTCATTGGTGGTGGTAATGTGGCGATGGACATTGCCAGAACCCTCGCCCGGCAACAGCAACAACAGCTTGGCAAAGTACAGGTCACGGTCACAGCACTGGAAGATATGACTCACTTTCTGGCTGACCCGGTGGAGATCAAAGAGTGTCTGGAGGAAGGCATCGAGATCTATGATGCAAGAGGTCCCCAGGCGTGCATCATCAAAAACAACAAGCTGGTCGGACTGAAGACCTGGAAGGTCCGTTCCATATTCGATGAGCAAGGTCGCTTCGCACCGGAATATGATGAGCAGGATGAGCAGATACACGCGGCAGACATGGTAATTGAAGCCATCGGCCAGATGTCGGATAACAATCTGCTTGGTGACGAGCTGACGGAAGCCCTTGAGTGGCAAAGGGGCCGACTCAGTATCGATGAACAGGGACGAACTGCGGTCGACTGGCTGTGGGCCGCCGGTGACTGCGTCAACGGGCCGGATGTGGTTCATGCGATCGCAGATGGTCACCGTGTGGCGGCCAGCATCGATGAATGGTTGAATCAGCAATAA
- a CDS encoding NADH-quinone oxidoreductase subunit D, whose amino-acid sequence MRPENYEAQRQPPSNEYELNFGPNHPGIEGNYALKVKLHGDIVLEAKADGGYLHRGFEKLMEQRLWIQNIALVPRICVPDPSPMELCYSMAVEELCGLKVPLRAQWLRVMQLELSRIAAHLFTFGGHAATTGMYSTMYWGVADRDLLLDLFEEFTGGRVYSIYNIPGGVRRELPDGFLRRLTETLDYIESRLPDYDNLFFKNQVFVKRAKGTGVMSREQALEWGVTGPNLRATGLAFDVRRDDPYLVYDQLEFDIPVEESGDAWARTLVRRKELMESIRILRQVVEILPDIHGPIRAPIPNPLAWNVPAGETYTRVESSKGELCYYVVSNGGPKPYRVHVRGPSSMHAVQVLEKMSVGSRIEDIAQTMFSLDACPPEVDR is encoded by the coding sequence ATGAGACCTGAGAATTACGAAGCCCAGCGCCAGCCGCCGAGTAATGAGTATGAACTCAATTTCGGTCCGAACCACCCCGGTATTGAAGGCAACTATGCACTGAAGGTAAAGCTGCATGGCGATATCGTGCTGGAGGCCAAGGCGGATGGCGGTTATCTGCACCGGGGCTTTGAAAAACTGATGGAGCAGCGGCTGTGGATTCAGAATATTGCTCTGGTGCCTCGTATCTGCGTGCCTGACCCTTCACCGATGGAACTCTGTTACTCGATGGCGGTTGAAGAGCTGTGTGGACTCAAGGTCCCGCTACGGGCTCAGTGGTTGCGGGTGATGCAGCTGGAACTGTCACGCATCGCGGCTCATCTGTTCACCTTTGGCGGTCATGCGGCAACCACCGGTATGTACAGCACCATGTATTGGGGTGTGGCTGACCGGGATCTGTTGCTCGATCTGTTTGAGGAGTTTACCGGCGGCCGGGTCTACAGCATCTACAACATTCCCGGTGGAGTGCGTCGGGAACTGCCTGATGGTTTTCTGCGACGCTTGACAGAAACCCTCGACTACATCGAGTCTCGACTACCCGACTACGACAACCTCTTTTTTAAGAATCAGGTGTTCGTCAAGCGGGCCAAGGGCACCGGTGTGATGTCTCGGGAACAGGCCCTGGAATGGGGTGTCACCGGACCCAATCTGCGGGCCACCGGACTGGCCTTCGACGTACGCCGGGATGATCCCTATCTGGTCTACGATCAACTTGAGTTCGATATCCCGGTTGAAGAGAGCGGTGATGCCTGGGCACGTACCCTGGTGCGTCGCAAAGAGTTGATGGAGAGTATCCGCATTCTGCGCCAGGTGGTGGAGATTCTGCCTGACATCCACGGTCCGATACGCGCACCGATCCCCAATCCACTGGCCTGGAATGTTCCCGCCGGGGAGACCTACACCCGGGTTGAATCATCCAAAGGGGAACTCTGCTACTACGTGGTCTCCAACGGTGGCCCCAAGCCCTATCGGGTCCATGTACGGGGGCCATCGTCGATGCATGCAGTGCAGGTGCTGGAGAAGATGTCCGTCGGATCACGCATCGAGGACATTGCCCAGACCATGTTCTCCCTGGATGCCTGTCCGCCGGAAGTTGACCGTTGA
- a CDS encoding NADH-quinone oxidoreductase subunit C, which translates to MSQEVAHWLDNLLKEIEGIEVRRKSSRRVRVDVPADALPALLELLQGRAGYIHLSAISCVDWIDDDEFELVYHVWSYESHSLVSAHIRIAREPGVYLSVYDLYQPAGFFERDIHEMYGIHFEGSPNMEKFILTEWDGPPPMRKEFDSEAYINEHLSWQEYNPEWLQELVAEGGGVIIPPEEQRFSQKKK; encoded by the coding sequence ATGAGCCAGGAAGTCGCCCATTGGCTGGACAATCTCTTGAAGGAGATCGAAGGCATCGAAGTTCGTCGTAAAAGCAGTCGCCGGGTAAGAGTCGATGTACCGGCGGATGCCCTGCCCGCACTGCTGGAGCTGCTGCAGGGACGAGCCGGTTATATACACCTCTCTGCGATCAGTTGTGTCGACTGGATCGATGATGACGAGTTTGAACTGGTCTACCACGTCTGGTCCTATGAGAGTCACTCCCTGGTATCGGCCCATATTCGCATTGCCCGTGAACCTGGGGTCTATCTCTCGGTATATGACCTCTATCAGCCTGCTGGGTTTTTCGAACGGGATATCCACGAGATGTATGGCATCCACTTCGAAGGCAGTCCCAATATGGAGAAGTTCATCCTTACCGAATGGGACGGTCCGCCACCGATGCGCAAAGAGTTCGACAGCGAAGCCTATATCAACGAGCACCTGAGCTGGCAGGAGTACAACCCGGAGTGGTTACAGGAGCTGGTCGCCGAAGGTGGTGGTGTGATCATCCCGCCGGAAGAGCAGCGCTTCAGTCAAAAGAAGAAGTGA
- the nuoB gene encoding NADH-quinone oxidoreductase subunit NuoB: MSTLQKIPVIEEKKGNPLARVFDDLVRFCRSRSLFILHYCTGCGAIELPPAMTSRFDMERLGIQPMVSPRQADILLITGYVSIKTLKRVILTYEQMGSPKYVVGICSCTVNGGMYWQSYATAKKLDEYMPVDLYIAGCMPRPEAVISGLQKLMDRINSGEADSWQDYYRNYDYYLGNQQKLFGEDWQTPTDIITEAKHYELMGEGTLGDHTRLLEQHQKPLEALDMRLGHNIKESVE, encoded by the coding sequence ATGAGCACGTTACAAAAGATACCGGTAATCGAAGAGAAAAAGGGCAACCCCCTGGCCCGGGTGTTCGATGATTTGGTGCGCTTCTGCCGCTCACGTTCCCTGTTCATTCTCCATTACTGCACCGGCTGCGGGGCAATCGAACTGCCGCCGGCGATGACCTCCCGTTTCGATATGGAGCGGCTTGGCATTCAACCCATGGTCTCTCCGAGACAGGCCGATATTCTATTGATAACCGGCTATGTCTCGATCAAAACCCTGAAACGGGTGATCCTCACCTATGAGCAGATGGGTTCACCGAAATATGTGGTGGGGATCTGCTCCTGCACAGTCAATGGCGGCATGTACTGGCAGAGCTATGCAACCGCTAAAAAACTCGATGAATATATGCCGGTCGACCTCTATATCGCCGGTTGCATGCCAAGACCCGAGGCGGTAATCAGCGGTCTGCAGAAACTGATGGATCGTATCAACAGTGGTGAAGCCGACAGTTGGCAGGACTACTACCGCAACTATGACTACTACCTGGGCAATCAACAGAAACTGTTCGGTGAGGATTGGCAGACACCCACTGACATCATCACCGAAGCGAAACACTATGAGTTGATGGGTGAAGGCACCCTGGGCGATCACACCCGCCTGCTGGAGCAGCATCAGAAACCCCTGGAGGCCCTTGATATGCGCCTCGGCCACAACATCAAGGAGTCAGTTGAATGA
- a CDS encoding respiratory chain complex I subunit 1 family protein, with product MAPIELFIELTLMPLVAFIVGMMMVLMMRRIAAKIQRRVGPPFFQPLYDIVKLHGKRTQVSHGLIHDIGIVMAMGGYIAAETLLPVPGMNGIAEKGGLITLLYLMMIPSLGLALGVGQCANPNGSIGIARALTAMLAYDIPLVIVIFGVAYAAGTTNLVEIIATQQAGGFATWGVVEMPLLAIAGLIAMHASLGKQPFEIYIAPAEIATGPMVEMSGKYLGGLFVMQCFQLYTTSVLYVSLFLGGGTTWFDFLIKSFLVLAIPVSIAYLFPRYRTEDLLRLMWKWPVMLGLIGLAFVM from the coding sequence ATGGCACCGATCGAACTTTTCATTGAGCTGACCCTGATGCCGCTGGTTGCCTTTATCGTCGGCATGATGATGGTGCTGATGATGCGGCGTATCGCGGCAAAGATTCAGCGTCGAGTCGGACCACCTTTCTTTCAGCCACTCTACGACATCGTCAAGCTTCACGGCAAACGCACTCAGGTCTCCCACGGTCTGATTCATGACATCGGTATTGTCATGGCCATGGGCGGCTATATTGCCGCAGAGACCCTGCTACCGGTACCCGGCATGAACGGCATCGCGGAAAAGGGGGGACTGATCACCCTGCTCTATCTGATGATGATTCCCTCCCTCGGCCTGGCGCTGGGTGTCGGTCAGTGCGCCAATCCCAATGGCTCGATCGGCATTGCCCGCGCACTGACAGCCATGCTGGCCTACGATATTCCATTGGTCATCGTGATCTTCGGCGTTGCCTATGCCGCCGGCACCACCAATCTGGTGGAGATCATCGCCACGCAACAGGCTGGTGGTTTTGCAACCTGGGGTGTGGTTGAGATGCCACTGCTGGCCATTGCCGGTCTGATCGCCATGCATGCTTCACTGGGTAAACAGCCTTTCGAGATCTATATCGCCCCGGCTGAGATTGCCACGGGACCGATGGTAGAGATGAGTGGTAAGTACCTGGGTGGCTTGTTTGTCATGCAGTGCTTCCAGCTCTACACCACCTCGGTGCTCTATGTGAGTCTGTTCCTCGGCGGTGGTACCACCTGGTTCGATTTTCTGATCAAGAGTTTTCTGGTGCTGGCCATACCGGTGAGTATCGCCTATCTGTTTCCCCGTTATCGCACCGAGGATCTGTTGCGTCTGATGTGGAAATGGCCGGTGATGCTGGGACTGATCGGCTTGGCTTTCGTGATGTGA
- a CDS encoding proton-conducting transporter membrane subunit, translating into MIFSLLDELLIFSAATVLVALILGRGLAVGWMVTILYGGQLLVLIKMAALGYGGDPIASELSLSVMGQDLSWRFDALSWFFALITLVAALLTSWFSCGEWERKFKQQGGNVWLFHLAMALNVFTMLILLASGDLLSLFIGWELVSWAGFLLMAVAGGVATKAAMRYITYAVVGGMTIFGGIALVYAAAGSLQYEAILIAVEKMSTGQLWMLVLLFGSGFGIKMGLLPFHLWQAAAYAETPGPGSAFLGAISSRMGLFAILLVLVKLFGIVNIDSLKIPFTLIDARDLLAWIAVFTIIFPTYTALKQNDARYLLAWHGIGQGGYMLLGLVTANSLGAAGGLLHVLNYAACQAALLMAVFAVMHRTGTADLNKLGGLVARMPLSFLVLLTGIIGLAGLPPMNGFVSKWLVYRSLLEDGMPLLFLGTIIGTLGTILSVYKLIHNMFLGQLRVEHEHIREAPWSMMIPMLILAGTIFTTGLLPGIPLTWVTAALQTIGLTGPEITLGGIESSSGSLDMIWVIGVLFAGFGIGAVIFYSAGPSKRVHQLDNYAGGHFLSADVRYQYSDNFYSGLMHLIRGWYRGSFQWLENSITSLVEFLSLGMQGIYRRANSEFYLLSTALFIIAWVVF; encoded by the coding sequence GTGATTTTCAGCCTGTTGGATGAGCTTTTGATCTTTTCGGCTGCCACGGTGCTGGTTGCCCTGATCCTGGGTCGCGGTCTGGCGGTAGGCTGGATGGTCACCATTCTCTATGGTGGACAACTGCTGGTCCTGATCAAGATGGCCGCACTGGGTTACGGCGGGGATCCCATCGCTTCCGAGTTGAGTCTCTCGGTGATGGGACAGGATCTCTCCTGGCGCTTCGATGCCCTGAGCTGGTTCTTTGCATTGATCACCCTGGTGGCAGCACTGCTGACCAGTTGGTTCTCCTGCGGTGAGTGGGAACGAAAATTCAAACAGCAGGGAGGCAATGTCTGGCTGTTTCATCTGGCCATGGCGTTAAATGTCTTCACCATGTTGATCCTGCTTGCCAGCGGCGATCTGCTCTCCCTCTTCATCGGCTGGGAACTGGTCAGTTGGGCAGGCTTCCTGCTGATGGCCGTTGCCGGTGGCGTTGCAACCAAGGCAGCCATGCGTTACATCACCTATGCCGTTGTCGGCGGGATGACGATCTTCGGTGGCATTGCACTGGTTTATGCGGCGGCCGGTTCACTGCAGTATGAAGCCATATTGATAGCGGTAGAAAAAATGAGCACCGGCCAGCTTTGGATGCTGGTATTGCTGTTCGGCAGTGGCTTCGGCATCAAGATGGGATTACTCCCCTTTCATCTCTGGCAGGCGGCCGCCTATGCGGAGACCCCGGGACCCGGCAGCGCCTTTCTCGGCGCCATCTCTTCCCGTATGGGCCTGTTTGCCATTCTGCTGGTATTGGTGAAGCTGTTCGGCATCGTCAACATCGACAGTCTCAAGATTCCCTTCACACTCATCGATGCCCGGGACCTGCTGGCCTGGATTGCGGTGTTTACCATTATCTTTCCCACCTATACCGCCCTGAAACAGAATGACGCCCGATATCTGCTGGCCTGGCATGGCATCGGTCAGGGTGGCTACATGCTGCTCGGCCTGGTCACCGCCAACTCCCTGGGGGCTGCCGGTGGTCTGCTTCATGTCCTCAACTATGCGGCCTGTCAGGCGGCGCTGTTGATGGCGGTGTTTGCCGTCATGCATCGCACAGGTACTGCTGATCTGAACAAGCTGGGTGGCCTGGTAGCACGGATGCCACTCTCCTTTCTGGTGCTGCTGACCGGCATCATCGGGCTGGCGGGCCTGCCCCCAATGAACGGTTTTGTCTCCAAATGGCTGGTCTATCGCTCACTGCTGGAAGATGGTATGCCACTGCTTTTCCTCGGCACCATCATCGGTACGCTGGGCACCATCCTGTCGGTCTATAAGCTGATTCACAATATGTTTCTCGGCCAACTGAGAGTGGAACATGAACATATTCGCGAAGCCCCCTGGAGCATGATGATTCCGATGCTGATACTGGCCGGCACGATCTTCACCACCGGACTGTTGCCGGGTATCCCGCTGACCTGGGTTACCGCCGCACTGCAGACGATTGGCCTCACTGGTCCCGAGATCACCCTGGGTGGCATCGAATCCTCCAGCGGCAGTCTCGATATGATCTGGGTGATCGGCGTGCTGTTTGCCGGCTTCGGTATCGGTGCTGTGATCTTCTACTCCGCCGGGCCGAGTAAGCGGGTTCATCAGCTCGACAACTACGCAGGCGGTCACTTTCTCAGCGCCGATGTGCGTTACCAATACAGTGACAACTTCTACTCCGGCCTGATGCATCTGATCCGTGGCTGGTATCGTGGCAGTTTTCAATGGCTGGAAAACAGCATTACCTCGCTGGTCGAGTTTCTCTCCCTTGGCATGCAGGGTATCTACCGTCGTGCCAACTCTGAATTCTATCTGTTAAGTACGGCACTCTTCATAATTGCCTGGGTGGTTTTCTAA